In the genome of Girardinichthys multiradiatus isolate DD_20200921_A chromosome 7, DD_fGirMul_XY1, whole genome shotgun sequence, one region contains:
- the LOC124870861 gene encoding sacsin-like encodes MSEKTRNKSRSFGATAPPFLDYLKDILRRYPDGGQILKELIQNADDAQATEVVFIHDKRSYKTESLWTDELGKFQGPALYAYNNAVFTDEDWERIQKAGRSGKINDPNKIGRFGIGFNSVYHITDVPSIFSSGHLGLMDPQEKIFGERNGGFLWSLDDEEHQESLMTMNDQFQPYRDLVSLVGKQEWCKIIENQYFSGTLFRFPLRNKASEISDNLYDSDKMAELFDSFIADADLNLLFLKNVSSVSLIHISEDGTVTTRLEVKFSEQTKLLLKQEDDIEGLTRFKGITLNSKEQKETKWLVTTYTMKESKMPNLDLLAKKLSFLPRVDLAFPLDEQRDCFQGRLSCFLPLPNNESNKTGLPVHVNACFGLTDNRRHIKWQEEDQKHDEHALWNELLVKEVLP; translated from the exons GAACTGATTCAAAATGCAGATGACGCTCAAGCCACAGAAGTTGTTTTCATCCATGATAAGAGGAGCTACAAGACAGAAAGTCTCTGGACTGATGAGCTGGGAAAATTCCAAg GTCCTGCTCTTTATGCCTACAACAATGCAGTATTTACTGATGAAGACTGGGAAAGAATTCAAAAGGCAGGAAGAAGTGGTAAGATCAACGACCCAAACAAAATCGGGAGATTTGGCATTGGCTTCAACTCTGTTTATCACATCACAG ATGTACCAAGTATATTCAGCTCAGGGCACCTTGGCCTAATGGACCcacaagaaaaaatatttggagAAAGAAATGGAGGGTTTCTTTGGTCATTGGATGATGAAGAACATCAAGAATCTTTAATGACGATGAATGACCAGTTTCAACCCTACAGAGACCTAGTTTCACTTGTAGGCAAACAAGAATGGTGTAAAATCATAGAGAATCAGTACTTCTCTGGGACACTTTTCAGGTTCCCGTTACGCAACAAGGCATCAGAGATTTCAGACAATCTGTATGATTCAGATAAAATGGCTGAGCTTTTTGATAGCTTCATTGCAGATGCAGATTTAAACCTCCtctttttgaaaaatgtgaGCTCTGTGTCCTTGATTCATATTAGTGAGGATGGCACTGTTACCACCAGGCTTGAAGTGAAATTCTcagaacaaacaaaacttctTCTAAAGCAAGAAGATGACATTGAAGGTTTGACAAGAttcaaaggcatcaccctaaattcaaaagagcagaaagaaacaaaatggcTTGTAACAACATACACTATGAAAGAGAGCAAAATGCCAAACCTTGATCTTCTTGCCAAAAAGTTGAGTTTTTTACCCAGAGTTGACTTGGCATTCCCCCTTGATGAGCAGAGAGACTGTTTTCAGGGCCGACTGAGCTGTTTTCTCCCTCTACCAAACAACGAATCCAACAAGACCGGTCTCCCAGTTCATGTCAATGCCTGCTTTGGTCTTACAGACAACAGAAGACACAtcaagtggcaagaagaagatCAGAAACATGACGAACATGCTTTGTGGAATGAATTGCTAGTGAAGGAGGTTCTTCCC